A region of Bombus huntii isolate Logan2020A chromosome 15, iyBomHunt1.1, whole genome shotgun sequence DNA encodes the following proteins:
- the LOC126874007 gene encoding ER membrane protein complex subunit 10, with protein sequence MQTIYIFISLLVSVSSLARGSELDYDGWLQLRLWHAFNDEPEPIFIERGNVTVSSVRSGASVVGQNGLLQSHINELKNLAKHDGKYRLKAVARTSSGNEITFLTSVPACYLLGSDLEDVITIWLDSAAEPIVVSVSSPGPCSTESPFTNMWTTNIIVKYPDGGPVPDTATYIQKLEREREARERGDAKDNRSFLARYWMYIVPALIFVVLSSATNPEAGGAGGSAQRQ encoded by the exons atgcaAACGATATATATCTTCATAAGTTTGTTAGTCAGCGTTTCATCGTTAGCTCGTGGG AGCGAACTCGATTATGACGGCTGGTTACAATTACGATTATGGCACGCATTTAACGACGAGCCAGAGCCCATTTTTATAGAACGAGGTAACGTCACAGTGTCAAGTGTTCGTAGCGGTGCTTCTGTTGTTGGACAAAATGGATTGTTACAATCTCatataaacgaattaaaaaaCCTTGCTAAACATGATGGCAAATACAGACTTAAAGCAGTAGCTCGGACCTCTTCAGGAAATGAAATAACATTTCTAACTTCTGTACCTGCG TGTTATCTTCTCGGTTCTGATCTTGAAGATGTTATAACAATTTGGCTGGATAGCGCAGCCGAGCCAATAGTTGTGAGTGTATCGTCGCCTGGTCCTTGTAGTACAGAAAGTCCATTTACAAATATGTGGACAACCAACATTATTGTTAAGTATCCTGATGGTGGACCAGTTCCAGACACTGCTACATATATTCAAAAACTTGAACGTGAAAGAGAAgcaagagaaagaggagatGCGAAAGATAACAGATCTTTCCTTGCAAGATAT TGGATGTACATTGTCCCTGCATTAATTTTTGTTGTTCTATCATCCGCAACAAATCCAGAAGCTGGGGGTGCAGGAGGAAGTGCCCAAAGACAGTAA